A window of Pyrobaculum aerophilum str. IM2 contains these coding sequences:
- a CDS encoding DUF86 domain-containing protein — MLHNKLIEEVLRHLEFLEKIRRRGVNWDDVFELYAVLHALQIHSQSIIDYLLHTCAVVGIRGETPLKCIASLASAGLLSGEEREALRRLVGFRNIIVHEYGEINVEKIRQVLEERRYAYVSEIIMKLHKELDARGLLDP, encoded by the coding sequence GTGTTACACAATAAGCTAATAGAAGAAGTGTTACGGCATTTAGAATTCCTAGAAAAAATAAGAAGACGCGGAGTAAACTGGGACGACGTGTTTGAACTCTACGCAGTTCTACACGCCCTGCAGATACACTCCCAGTCAATTATAGACTACTTATTACACACATGCGCCGTAGTGGGCATTAGAGGAGAAACTCCACTGAAATGTATAGCCAGCCTAGCCTCAGCCGGTTTGCTAAGCGGCGAGGAGAGAGAGGCTTTAAGAAGGCTAGTGGGATTTAGAAACATTATCGTCCACGAATATGGAGAAATCAACGTGGAGAAAATACGCCAAGTGTTAGAAGAGAGAAGATACGCCTATGTGTCAGAAATAATTATGAAGCTACACAAAGAGCTAGACGCCAGAGGCCTACTAGACCCTTAG
- a CDS encoding isocitrate lyase/PEP mutase family protein — MEKLIGRLDLYERVLKNPGAEFRRLLKTEPYIFTTGVYTPLQAKLAQIAGLKAVYISGYSCSVGYLGAADLNILTLEEYIWIARHIANAVTIPVVADAESGFGSLFNAMRAVKEFWRAGVAAIHVEDQVFPKRCGHLAGKQVMPLDDAVAMFKAIDRVRRNIDPDFFIIARTDAIGASNVEPEKQIDEAIKRAKAYINAGADMVWAEFTRPDDIDAITKFAEGVRKEFPDVPLAFNYSSSFRWHKAKIPVRFKWLAELGYKYIFITLGALHAETYAVYNFVKDLATRQEEALWELQKLKEGHPTESHHKLGDFDYFKELEVTFYPWAKIKYERGAGYGSERDKADERVI; from the coding sequence ATGGAAAAACTTATAGGCAGACTAGATCTATATGAGAGAGTTTTAAAGAATCCGGGGGCTGAGTTTAGGCGCTTATTAAAGACTGAACCATATATTTTCACTACTGGCGTATATACGCCGTTGCAAGCTAAGTTAGCTCAGATAGCCGGCTTAAAAGCTGTATATATAAGCGGATACTCGTGTTCCGTGGGCTATCTCGGGGCGGCTGATTTAAACATCCTAACGCTTGAGGAGTATATTTGGATTGCCAGGCACATAGCAAATGCTGTTACAATCCCCGTCGTAGCTGATGCGGAGAGCGGATTTGGCAGTCTTTTTAACGCAATGCGCGCAGTAAAGGAGTTCTGGAGAGCCGGAGTCGCCGCAATTCACGTTGAAGATCAAGTATTTCCAAAGAGGTGCGGCCACTTGGCGGGGAAGCAAGTGATGCCTCTAGATGACGCAGTGGCCATGTTTAAGGCTATTGACAGAGTTAGGCGCAATATAGATCCTGACTTTTTCATTATTGCGAGAACTGACGCCATAGGCGCCTCCAATGTAGAGCCTGAGAAACAGATAGATGAGGCTATTAAAAGGGCTAAAGCCTATATTAACGCAGGGGCCGATATGGTGTGGGCGGAGTTCACGCGACCCGACGATATTGATGCCATTACGAAATTCGCTGAGGGAGTTAGGAAGGAGTTCCCCGACGTGCCCCTAGCGTTCAACTACTCCTCTTCTTTCAGATGGCACAAGGCGAAGATCCCAGTTAGGTTTAAGTGGCTCGCAGAGCTTGGATATAAATACATCTTCATAACTCTGGGCGCGCTACACGCAGAAACATATGCTGTATATAACTTTGTAAAAGACTTAGCGACAAGACAGGAAGAGGCTTTGTGGGAGTTGCAGAAATTAAAGGAGGGCCACCCGACAGAGAGCCACCACAAACTCGGAGATTTCGACTACTTTAAGGAGCTGGAGGTGACGTTTTATCCATGGGCCAAGATCAAATACGAGCGCGGCGCAGGCTACGGCTCAGAGAGGGATAAGGCGGATGAAAGGGTGATATGA
- a CDS encoding CBS domain-containing protein has protein sequence MNAGAIASKNVICIKPGASILDAAKLMAQRNIGFLIVSSDCKRDLAGVISERDIIRAIASGIQPSEPVDNIMTRKVVYVYKDTPVWEIARLMRKYNIRHILVMDNGQIFGVISIRDLLKESDVIERLVEYAEERIDEISAHD, from the coding sequence ATGAACGCCGGGGCTATAGCGTCAAAAAACGTGATATGTATAAAGCCCGGCGCCTCCATCCTGGACGCCGCCAAGCTCATGGCCCAGCGGAACATAGGATTTTTAATTGTGTCGTCTGATTGCAAAAGAGATTTGGCTGGCGTCATATCGGAAAGAGATATAATACGAGCCATAGCAAGCGGCATTCAGCCCTCTGAACCTGTTGATAACATCATGACGCGTAAGGTTGTTTACGTCTATAAAGATACCCCTGTTTGGGAGATAGCCCGTCTTATGCGGAAATACAACATCAGACATATTTTGGTAATGGACAACGGCCAGATTTTCGGCGTAATTTCAATAAGGGATTTACTGAAAGAGTCTGACGTCATAGAAAGGCTTGTGGAATATGCAGAGGAGAGAATTGACGAGATATCAGCCCACGACTAA
- a CDS encoding TrmB family transcriptional regulator — MRSRDLEKRLVQYLFYKHHDLNTTLRKISRELQMPYSTVRDVVQRLEAEGVVYVLRLEREHVVRLKDVSKALERGYLTPEMLFREFGYTTPLAARKNGVYIGDELFLTLPFKIRRHEAFDKLIELELKSRQFADPYLAGLGEWPRLSLLFYRAVLTPDDNLRRRWLAERGLESLGYYEPAYGFFAFLLYALRKTLGVDWEEAYCKALGLVGEYIKETRAGESPVEGLVDEVLRNMRKICESVGRP, encoded by the coding sequence ATGCGCAGTAGAGATTTAGAGAAGAGGCTCGTCCAGTACCTCTTTTATAAACACCACGACTTAAACACAACGCTTCGTAAAATCTCTAGGGAGTTGCAAATGCCGTACAGCACTGTGAGGGATGTCGTGCAGAGGCTTGAGGCTGAGGGCGTTGTGTATGTGCTCAGGCTGGAGAGAGAGCACGTGGTGAGGCTTAAGGACGTCTCAAAGGCGCTGGAGAGGGGCTATTTAACGCCTGAAATGTTGTTCAGAGAGTTCGGCTACACTACGCCCTTAGCGGCTAGGAAAAACGGCGTTTATATAGGCGACGAGCTGTTCCTCACCTTGCCCTTTAAAATAAGGCGGCACGAGGCCTTTGATAAATTAATAGAGCTGGAGCTTAAGTCCCGCCAATTTGCAGATCCCTACTTGGCGGGGCTTGGGGAGTGGCCCCGGCTGAGCCTCTTGTTTTACAGAGCTGTCCTCACGCCGGACGACAACTTGAGGCGGAGGTGGCTCGCGGAGAGGGGGCTGGAGAGCTTGGGGTACTACGAGCCGGCTTACGGGTTTTTCGCATTTCTCTTATACGCTCTTAGAAAAACCCTCGGAGTAGACTGGGAGGAGGCCTACTGCAAGGCACTGGGGCTTGTGGGGGAGTATATAAAAGAGACGAGGGCGGGCGAGAGCCCCGTTGAAGGGCTAGTCGACGAAGTTCTCAGAAATATGAGAAAAATATGTGAAAGCGTAGGAAGGCCATAG
- a CDS encoding ABC transporter ATP-binding protein, with protein MIWLGVELALLVQYVVDRIVAGIVPWGGLLAVVGIASAIPLINFLSEYKANVLLGEVTLDLSHRMVVSAIKSGGGRGEVLSRISGDVLNAAIYLFFPVDVAVVLARLAAQLAASFYISPVLTLTALPLIALYFYVVRRVGPAFLAYAQRERLLYSAWFKRAKEVVDGAHSLYRMGVRELPGVLLKATAEWLSSYKKLQLYSKSLNFGASAIAFAAPHFARLWCFS; from the coding sequence ATGATTTGGCTGGGAGTTGAGCTGGCGCTTCTTGTCCAATACGTAGTGGACAGGATCGTCGCTGGGATAGTGCCGTGGGGCGGGCTTTTGGCAGTTGTGGGCATTGCCTCGGCGATTCCCCTAATTAATTTCCTCTCTGAATACAAGGCAAATGTGCTTTTGGGCGAGGTAACGCTCGACCTTTCCCACAGGATGGTCGTATCTGCAATTAAAAGCGGCGGGGGTAGGGGCGAGGTTTTGTCTAGAATAAGCGGCGACGTTCTCAACGCCGCTATTTACTTGTTTTTTCCTGTGGACGTGGCGGTGGTTCTCGCCAGGCTTGCGGCGCAACTGGCGGCTTCTTTTTACATTTCCCCCGTGCTCACCCTAACGGCCTTGCCGCTAATAGCGCTTTACTTTTACGTAGTCAGAAGAGTGGGGCCTGCCTTTCTCGCCTACGCCCAAAGGGAGAGGCTTCTCTACTCCGCGTGGTTTAAGAGGGCAAAGGAGGTGGTGGACGGGGCCCACAGCCTTTATAGAATGGGCGTGAGGGAGTTGCCTGGGGTATTGCTCAAGGCCACAGCTGAGTGGCTGTCTAGCTACAAAAAGCTCCAGCTCTACTCCAAGTCTCTAAACTTCGGCGCAAGCGCCATTGCCTTCGCCGCGCCGCACTTCGCACGGCTCTGGTGCTTTTCCTAA
- a CDS encoding ATP-binding cassette domain-containing protein yields MRHLLAGVFEPASQLMAKLSSFYQFKASFQRVAELVEGWAEPPAVKQGTSVVVKNAVLGHGGRAVLHVESLVLEPGDFLWIRGPTGAGKSTLGKAIAGLIKPLEGSVEAPEGAIYIGNDDYISTGLCMKTSRFGRNTRGRKWKGPRGSPA; encoded by the coding sequence GTGAGACACCTCTTAGCCGGGGTTTTTGAACCAGCGTCTCAGCTAATGGCTAAACTGAGCTCCTTTTACCAGTTCAAGGCGTCTTTTCAGAGAGTGGCCGAGCTAGTAGAGGGCTGGGCGGAGCCCCCCGCCGTAAAGCAAGGGACCAGCGTCGTCGTTAAAAACGCCGTGTTGGGCCACGGCGGTAGGGCGGTGTTACACGTCGAATCCCTCGTGCTTGAGCCTGGGGATTTCCTATGGATCAGGGGGCCCACCGGCGCCGGGAAGTCCACTCTGGGCAAGGCCATCGCAGGCCTTATAAAGCCCCTGGAGGGCTCCGTGGAGGCGCCGGAGGGCGCAATCTATATCGGCAATGACGATTATATCTCGACGGGACTGTGTATGAAAACATCACGCTTTGGGAGGAATACCCGCGGGAGGAAGTGGAAAGGGCCGCGCGGCTCGCCCGCATAG
- a CDS encoding DUF3800 domain-containing protein has protein sequence MKRVAFVDESGLKSPCSCIAVAVVVAEVRGSYLYWGLDILSQLKASAGVKGEIKWRFVKRRGLASRALALIGSLETHRDVHHYVDRESFEAWLWRLLTGIKADLYVLDEGLADPRKFPRAVSKPSHKVPGIQLADLLAGYTAELFCKRSRGFSQP, from the coding sequence GTGAAGCGAGTTGCCTTTGTGGACGAGTCTGGCCTCAAGTCGCCGTGTAGTTGCATAGCCGTGGCTGTAGTGGTGGCTGAGGTGAGGGGTAGCTACCTATACTGGGGCCTTGACATCCTCTCCCAGCTGAAGGCGTCTGCGGGCGTTAAAGGGGAAATTAAGTGGAGGTTTGTGAAAAGGCGGGGTCTGGCGAGCCGGGCCTTGGCTCTTATAGGCAGTTTAGAGACGCATAGGGACGTCCACCATTATGTAGACAGAGAGAGTTTTGAGGCGTGGCTGTGGCGGCTCTTGACTGGGATTAAAGCTGACTTGTACGTACTTGACGAGGGGCTGGCGGATCCGCGTAAATTTCCCCGTGCTGTTTCAAAGCCGTCGCATAAAGTGCCGGGAATTCAGCTTGCCGACCTTTTAGCAGGCTATACCGCGGAGTTATTTTGTAAACGTAGCCGGGGCTTTTCTCAGCCGTGA
- a CDS encoding PD-(D/E)XK nuclease family protein: protein MSLAEEVKRVLLEHPEILVEVLTARPQIIYEALSKITPWERLATREDVEAVRRETEALRKEIADVREKVATKEELKALEERMTAGFEAVYKEIRALERRLNLRLEALGARWGLASEDAFREGVRELLREAGYAVEKWVYFDSEGHVYGHPSEVELDVVVKDGVVMAVEITAALKRGDLQVVRRKAELYQRVSGRRIDKIIVVTAFIHDRNPALVVAVAEKMGIRVVKPEEAENV, encoded by the coding sequence GTGTCTCTTGCTGAGGAGGTGAAGAGGGTTTTGTTGGAGCACCCGGAGATTTTAGTGGAGGTCCTCACGGCGAGGCCTCAGATCATATACGAGGCTCTTTCAAAAATAACGCCGTGGGAGAGGCTGGCCACGAGAGAGGACGTGGAAGCCGTGAGGAGAGAAACAGAGGCGTTGAGAAAAGAAATTGCAGACGTGAGGGAGAAAGTGGCGACAAAGGAGGAGCTCAAGGCCTTGGAGGAGAGGATGACGGCGGGTTTCGAGGCAGTTTATAAAGAGATTAGGGCTTTGGAGAGGAGGTTGAATTTGAGGCTTGAGGCGCTGGGCGCCCGTTGGGGCTTGGCCTCTGAGGACGCCTTTAGGGAGGGGGTTAGGGAGCTCCTTAGGGAGGCCGGCTACGCCGTGGAGAAGTGGGTTTATTTCGACTCCGAGGGCCACGTCTACGGCCACCCCAGCGAGGTGGAGCTAGACGTAGTGGTTAAAGACGGCGTGGTGATGGCAGTTGAAATAACTGCGGCTTTGAAAAGAGGCGATCTCCAAGTGGTTAGGAGAAAGGCCGAGCTATACCAGCGGGTATCCGGCAGGAGAATTGATAAAATAATCGTCGTGACGGCGTTTATACACGACAGAAATCCCGCGCTTGTGGTCGCAGTGGCGGAGAAAATGGGGATAAGGGTGGTCAAGCCGGAGGAGGCTGAAAACGTCTAA
- a CDS encoding inorganic phosphate transporter — MEILVVLALITSAFFAWSMGHHYAGAVVGPAVGGGAITIKKGLLVAGALVLIGSLVSPVVKTYVQLTNLRPAGHYSALLSAAATTTLATYAKIPTSTIQLYTASLIGAALTVGAAVNLQLLAVLVAAWAAAPLTAYALAPLVSKLTPSNTKLLLRISMFLSALVLGLNDVSNAATSLVGVVIDFITAKGLADFFMSIGLLTWGHRLVETIGGELGNLSPRSYLAAHVTKIATLAIFNSLGLNASMNQTLIGAMAKLGAERRALKRIFIGWLTSPLLGAAFSALVTFAMATWRLG, encoded by the coding sequence GTGGAAATTCTCGTCGTATTGGCTCTGATAACTTCGGCGTTTTTCGCTTGGAGTATGGGACATCACTACGCAGGCGCGGTGGTCGGCCCGGCTGTTGGAGGCGGGGCCATTACGATAAAAAAGGGGTTGCTCGTGGCGGGGGCTCTTGTGTTAATAGGCTCTTTAGTCAGCCCCGTTGTGAAAACCTACGTCCAATTAACCAATTTGAGGCCCGCGGGTCATTACTCAGCTTTATTATCAGCCGCGGCGACGACCACGCTGGCCACTTACGCCAAAATACCTACCTCAACTATACAGTTATATACTGCGTCTTTAATCGGCGCCGCGCTGACAGTGGGGGCCGCGGTGAATTTACAACTATTAGCAGTGCTGGTGGCCGCGTGGGCCGCGGCCCCCCTTACGGCATATGCACTAGCCCCCCTGGTGAGCAAACTCACGCCGTCTAACACAAAACTTCTATTGCGAATTTCCATGTTTTTATCAGCATTAGTCTTAGGCCTAAACGACGTGAGCAATGCGGCGACGAGTCTAGTGGGCGTGGTAATAGATTTCATAACAGCCAAGGGGCTCGCGGACTTCTTCATGTCCATCGGGCTTTTAACCTGGGGCCACAGACTCGTCGAGACTATAGGAGGGGAGCTGGGGAATCTCAGCCCCAGATCATATCTAGCAGCCCATGTGACTAAAATAGCGACTTTGGCGATATTCAACTCCCTAGGCCTAAACGCCTCAATGAATCAGACTTTAATCGGAGCCATGGCCAAGCTAGGCGCTGAGCGCAGGGCTTTAAAGAGGATATTTATCGGGTGGCTCACCAGCCCGTTGCTGGGAGCGGCTTTTTCGGCGTTAGTAACATTCGCCATGGCCACATGGAGACTCGGCTAA
- a CDS encoding multicopper oxidase family protein, which translates to MITRRRFLQIGLGAGAMLAMGFTLQYILRTGEVKRPETSAPVPPLIKEATYIEATASGYMAEGVLNPTIILRRGQRVDMTLKNKLTEPTIVHWHGFDVNWHNDAHPSFAITPGESYNYSFDVVNRAGTYLYHPHPHGLTAKQFYMGQLGLVIVEDSGSDLGFKYGVNDLPLVISDRRFIGGAPVYNPTPMEMIAGFLGNAVLVNGVKDAVFKLSGGSYRLRLVNGSNARLYMLSIVKKNGDVVPMRLIAVDQGFLARPIEVRALFLAPAERAEVVVELGEGVYLLKNTPFDPMHLEMGHGMQEALPEGSEYTIATFLVEGKGEAVPVEALSDPPPEPPKPTRTRRFALSLSGMQWTINGMFWNASNPLFEHVSVEGVELWEIVNDKASMPHPMHLHGFPMWIIERKDSPRQVAELAVDNRGRLPTDLGLKDTVLIWPGETVKIVVNFDAKKRGQLFPFHCHNLEHEDGGMMINIAVK; encoded by the coding sequence ATGATCACTAGAAGGAGGTTTTTGCAAATAGGGCTCGGCGCAGGGGCCATGTTGGCCATGGGATTTACATTGCAGTATATATTGAGAACTGGTGAAGTCAAGAGGCCTGAGACATCCGCGCCTGTCCCCCCGTTAATTAAAGAGGCGACATATATTGAGGCCACTGCCAGTGGATATATGGCAGAGGGAGTATTAAATCCCACAATAATACTTAGGCGTGGACAAAGAGTTGATATGACATTAAAAAATAAACTCACTGAGCCGACCATTGTCCACTGGCACGGCTTTGATGTAAACTGGCATAACGATGCGCATCCCTCCTTCGCCATAACGCCGGGGGAGAGCTACAATTATTCTTTCGACGTTGTGAATAGGGCTGGCACATATCTCTATCACCCCCACCCCCATGGGCTGACCGCAAAACAGTTCTACATGGGACAACTAGGTCTCGTCATAGTGGAGGACTCGGGGTCTGATCTCGGGTTTAAATACGGCGTAAACGATCTGCCGCTGGTGATATCTGACAGGAGATTTATAGGCGGAGCGCCCGTTTACAACCCGACGCCAATGGAGATGATCGCTGGGTTTTTGGGAAACGCTGTTTTAGTAAACGGCGTTAAAGACGCCGTATTTAAACTATCAGGAGGGAGCTACAGACTCAGGCTCGTAAATGGCTCTAACGCGAGGCTGTATATGCTCTCTATTGTTAAGAAAAACGGCGATGTTGTGCCCATGAGGCTTATTGCCGTTGACCAGGGCTTTTTGGCCAGGCCAATAGAGGTAAGGGCGTTATTCCTCGCGCCAGCTGAGAGGGCTGAGGTTGTGGTAGAGCTGGGCGAGGGCGTTTACCTCTTGAAGAATACGCCTTTTGATCCCATGCATTTAGAAATGGGCCACGGGATGCAAGAGGCGCTCCCCGAGGGCTCTGAGTACACAATAGCCACTTTCTTAGTTGAAGGCAAGGGCGAGGCGGTGCCTGTGGAGGCCTTGTCTGATCCGCCCCCAGAGCCCCCAAAACCCACTCGCACGAGGAGGTTTGCGTTATCTCTATCAGGAATGCAGTGGACGATAAACGGCATGTTCTGGAATGCCTCAAACCCGCTGTTTGAACACGTATCTGTAGAGGGCGTCGAGCTGTGGGAAATAGTTAACGACAAGGCGTCTATGCCCCACCCTATGCACTTACACGGCTTTCCCATGTGGATAATTGAGCGTAAAGACAGCCCAAGACAAGTGGCGGAACTTGCCGTGGACAATAGGGGCAGACTCCCCACAGATCTCGGCTTGAAAGACACAGTGTTAATATGGCCAGGCGAGACAGTTAAAATCGTTGTGAATTTTGACGCAAAAAAGAGGGGGCAACTCTTCCCATTCCACTGCCACAATTTAGAACATGAAGACGGGGGCATGATGATAAACATAGCAGTTAAATAA
- a CDS encoding nucleotidyltransferase domain-containing protein has protein sequence MYDRWLEALRELTRWKEAEASRLIEELCRNALVVVLFGSRARGDFTPLSDWDLLAVIERGEYRLEQRRIGQVVWLPLDKLEEVLERSMVILDAVVDGRPLCGDFEVFARIKAEVEEYIKRRGLVRTRHGWVAAP, from the coding sequence ATGTACGACAGGTGGCTGGAGGCGTTGCGTGAGTTGACAAGGTGGAAAGAGGCGGAGGCTTCAAGGTTAATTGAAGAGCTGTGTCGCAACGCTTTAGTCGTGGTTTTGTTCGGCTCTAGGGCCAGGGGGGACTTCACCCCCCTAAGCGACTGGGATCTCCTGGCCGTGATTGAGAGGGGGGAGTACCGTTTAGAGCAGAGGCGGATTGGCCAAGTGGTGTGGCTTCCGCTGGATAAACTAGAGGAGGTGTTGGAGCGTTCTATGGTGATTCTAGACGCCGTGGTAGACGGAAGGCCTCTATGCGGCGATTTCGAGGTTTTCGCGCGCATTAAGGCGGAGGTGGAGGAGTATATCAAGAGGAGAGGCCTCGTTAGAACCCGCCACGGGTGGGTCGCCGCTCCATGA
- a CDS encoding HEPN domain-containing protein, which translates to MGYEAWIKKALRYRDYAREDLINNRYDSAAFFAQQSVEFLLKGVLIKLTGSRPLTHSLSELLALLAKVLGVSVPEEAMRCAEALESHYIQARYPDARLNEYRKWEGEEAVKCMEALWEYVRQVAGGVA; encoded by the coding sequence GTGGGCTACGAGGCTTGGATCAAAAAGGCGTTAAGATACCGCGACTATGCCCGCGAGGATTTAATTAACAATAGGTACGACTCGGCGGCTTTTTTCGCGCAACAGTCCGTGGAGTTTCTGCTCAAGGGAGTGTTGATTAAACTGACGGGATCCCGACCCTTGACGCACTCTCTCTCGGAGCTCCTGGCGCTATTGGCTAAAGTGCTCGGGGTTTCTGTGCCTGAGGAGGCGATGAGGTGCGCCGAGGCGCTGGAGTCTCATTATATACAGGCGAGGTATCCAGATGCGCGGTTAAATGAGTACAGAAAGTGGGAAGGGGAGGAGGCCGTCAAGTGCATGGAGGCCTTGTGGGAGTATGTACGACAGGTGGCTGGAGGCGTTGCGTGA
- a CDS encoding PaRep2b protein codes for MEISVERKPLELGGRLPRCLVVFKGEGGVEIARISLYWMQGKLYAKFKGTREAAERLVSILRDLGGAAEAKQYGGSWYVVLTTNAIAAIGHGGWRDAVRGFVEDLHSAGVIDEQRRDALLEKLAAAESKIPLAGVYFNVNYDKSRGALAAVYKPKSEKRFKKAVELLKRYGLAEGLHFTGGRTPGGRYYIRLTYDGIREVARRASAGDIAAKILVERFKKEASALGAGEAAERLINSAPGARRLPLMVEGGGAVVKALSAELSEGCRGLDCRLKITVEYEAGGRTNRLSIVYRWEKSGGGYAARAEVRLGDSVKAAVLKALVGEYAVSAGKAKLFMRHLEKLSEFAELAEAVGKWLRTKAE; via the coding sequence GTGGAGATCTCAGTGGAGAGGAAGCCGCTGGAGCTAGGGGGGAGGTTGCCGAGATGCCTAGTAGTTTTTAAGGGCGAGGGCGGCGTGGAGATCGCCCGGATTTCTCTATACTGGATGCAGGGGAAGCTCTACGCCAAGTTTAAGGGGACGCGCGAGGCCGCAGAGCGCCTTGTGTCAATCCTTAGGGATCTCGGCGGGGCGGCTGAGGCGAAGCAATACGGCGGCAGTTGGTACGTGGTTTTAACCACTAACGCCATAGCGGCAATAGGCCACGGGGGGTGGAGAGACGCGGTGAGGGGATTCGTGGAGGACCTCCACAGCGCTGGGGTTATAGACGAGCAACGGCGCGATGCGCTTTTAGAAAAACTAGCCGCGGCGGAGAGTAAAATCCCGCTTGCTGGGGTTTATTTCAACGTTAATTACGACAAGTCGAGGGGAGCGCTTGCGGCCGTTTATAAGCCTAAAAGCGAGAAGAGGTTTAAAAAAGCCGTGGAGCTGTTAAAACGCTACGGGCTGGCCGAAGGGCTTCACTTCACTGGGGGGAGGACCCCGGGAGGCAGGTATTACATACGGCTGACTTACGACGGCATTAGAGAAGTGGCGAGGCGGGCCTCTGCAGGCGACATTGCGGCTAAAATCCTCGTCGAGAGGTTTAAGAAAGAGGCCTCGGCCTTAGGAGCTGGCGAGGCGGCTGAGAGGCTGATAAACTCGGCGCCAGGAGCCCGCAGGTTGCCGCTAATGGTGGAGGGCGGCGGGGCCGTGGTCAAGGCGCTGTCCGCCGAGCTTTCAGAGGGGTGTAGAGGGCTGGACTGTCGCCTCAAAATAACAGTTGAATACGAGGCGGGCGGCCGGACTAACCGCCTCTCTATTGTCTACAGGTGGGAAAAGAGCGGAGGGGGATACGCGGCGAGGGCCGAGGTGAGGCTCGGAGACTCCGTTAAGGCGGCGGTATTAAAAGCGCTTGTGGGGGAGTACGCTGTCAGCGCGGGCAAGGCTAAGTTATTCATGCGCCATCTGGAGAAATTAAGCGAATTCGCGGAGTTGGCAGAGGCCGTGGGGAAGTGGCTGAGGACAAAAGCCGAGTAA
- a CDS encoding PaREP1 family protein — MEILSLPEVLTKRLRKAAESAGISLEDYLLEVSLAGADPPERARAYAEAARELLSAAGEGLERGDLRQASEKAWGAAALAVKAYAYWREGVRLSSHGELWRYASKIAGELGDWVHDAWAQANAMHINFYEGWATREQVASALKKVSRLVEELTRRVLGE; from the coding sequence GTGGAGATCCTCTCCTTGCCTGAGGTTTTAACAAAAAGGCTTAGAAAAGCGGCAGAGTCGGCGGGGATTTCCCTTGAGGACTACCTCTTGGAGGTGTCCTTGGCGGGCGCGGATCCCCCTGAGAGGGCCAGGGCATATGCAGAGGCGGCGAGGGAGTTGCTTTCCGCCGCCGGTGAGGGGCTGGAGAGGGGGGATTTGCGCCAGGCCAGCGAAAAGGCGTGGGGAGCCGCGGCGCTTGCCGTTAAGGCCTACGCCTACTGGCGGGAGGGAGTTAGGCTGTCCTCCCATGGAGAGCTGTGGCGTTATGCCAGTAAAATCGCCGGGGAGCTTGGCGATTGGGTACACGACGCTTGGGCCCAGGCAAACGCCATGCACATAAACTTCTACGAGGGCTGGGCGACGCGGGAGCAAGTGGCAAGCGCTTTGAAAAAAGTGAGCAGGTTAGTGGAGGAGCTCACTAGGCGCGTGCTCGGCGAGTAA
- a CDS encoding HEPN domain-containing protein, translating into MNKDAELWLRQAERDLIKAENDLKTGDWDSAAFWSQQCAEKALKALLLNAGKAYRGHELLELARVIKEEIGVDVSPIEEDLRELTIHYVISRYPNAANAVPYELYDEKKARELVERARRVLEWARRNLR; encoded by the coding sequence GTGAATAAAGACGCCGAGCTCTGGCTTAGACAGGCTGAGCGGGATTTAATTAAGGCAGAGAACGACTTAAAGACGGGCGATTGGGACTCTGCGGCTTTCTGGTCGCAGCAATGCGCAGAGAAGGCGCTAAAGGCTTTACTCTTAAACGCGGGTAAAGCATATAGAGGGCACGAGCTTTTAGAGCTGGCGAGAGTAATTAAGGAGGAGATCGGCGTTGACGTCTCGCCTATTGAGGAGGACTTGAGGGAGTTGACAATTCATTACGTTATATCCCGCTATCCAAACGCGGCGAATGCAGTGCCCTACGAGCTTTACGATGAGAAAAAGGCCAGGGAGTTAGTGGAAAGGGCCAGGAGGGTGTTGGAATGGGCAAGGCGAAATCTGCGCTGA
- a CDS encoding nucleotidyltransferase domain-containing protein has translation MGKAKSALKSQTRALELARSAVNSAVSICRARGCKIAAAYLVGSRARGDYREDSDIDLVLIVEGVEGLNALQRLELFKEALQPNVELRVYSPSEWHSDSPWMRELRREALPLY, from the coding sequence ATGGGCAAGGCGAAATCTGCGCTGAAATCTCAGACAAGGGCGTTGGAGCTGGCTAGATCTGCCGTAAACAGCGCCGTGTCTATATGCCGGGCGAGAGGCTGTAAAATCGCCGCGGCCTATCTAGTGGGCAGCAGGGCGAGGGGGGACTATCGAGAGGACAGCGATATAGATCTCGTCCTTATAGTCGAGGGCGTCGAGGGGCTGAACGCCCTGCAGAGACTGGAGCTTTTCAAAGAGGCCCTGCAGCCAAACGTAGAGCTCAGAGTATACTCGCCGTCGGAGTGGCACAGCGACAGCCCCTGGATGAGGGAGTTGAGGAGGGAGGCCCTGCCGTTGTATTGA